The Ruania halotolerans genome contains the following window.
AGATCGCACCGAGCAGCACACCCAGTTCGATGTAGCGCCGCAGCTGCGGCAACGTGATGGACACGAACGTCTTGCCCCACCCAGCCCCGTCCATCTGGGCCGCCTCGAGGACGTCCTTGGGCTGGGCCTGCAGTCCGGCCAGCACCAACAGCATCATGAACGGCGTCCACTGCCAGACCAACGCGATCAGGATGCTCAGCACCGGGTAGGTGGAGGTCCAATCGACCGGGTTGATCCCGACCAGTCCGATCAGCCAGTTCACCATGCCGTAGGTGGGGTTGAGCATCGAGACGCTCCAGATCATCGCCCCGGCCACCGGCATGATCAGGAACGGCGTGATCAGCAGCGTGCGGGCCAGCCCCTGTCCCACGAACTTGCGGTCAAGCAGCAGCGCGAGGCCGATGCCGAGAATCATCGCCGCCAGCACACAGCCGAGCGTGAACACCACGCTGTTCACGGCGGCCTGGCGGAACGTGGAGTCCGCGAACAGATCGGCGTAGTTGGATAGCCCCACGAACCGGTCCGCACCCGGGCGGAGCAGGTTCCAGGAACGCAGTGAGTACCAGATGGTCACCAGGAACGGCACCTGGGTGACGATGATGGTGAAGATCAGCGCCGGCAGCAACGGTGCCCGGCGGCGCCAGGCCTCCCCGCGTTCGATCTGCGCCGGCGTCTTGACATTCGCGCGACGCTCAGCCTCGCGGCGCTGGTGCTTCTCGACCAGAGTGCTCATCGGTCCGCCCCTTCGGAGTACGAATCAGCCACAGTCTCGGCATAACGCTGGGACTGCTCGAGTGCGTCGTCCACGGTGATCTGGCCCGCGATCGCTGCGGAGATCTGCTGACCCACTC
Protein-coding sequences here:
- a CDS encoding carbohydrate ABC transporter permease — encoded protein: MSTLVEKHQRREAERRANVKTPAQIERGEAWRRRAPLLPALIFTIIVTQVPFLVTIWYSLRSWNLLRPGADRFVGLSNYADLFADSTFRQAAVNSVVFTLGCVLAAMILGIGLALLLDRKFVGQGLARTLLITPFLIMPVAGAMIWSVSMLNPTYGMVNWLIGLVGINPVDWTSTYPVLSILIALVWQWTPFMMLLVLAGLQAQPKDVLEAAQMDGAGWGKTFVSITLPQLRRYIELGVLLGAIYVVNTFDQIYLMTAGGPGTASANLPFYIYQRAFLGFDIGQAAAMGVVVVIATIIVATFALRVIFRSFEQKD